A window of Thermincola ferriacetica contains these coding sequences:
- a CDS encoding proton-conducting transporter membrane subunit: MGVDLLSGFHPWIAALGVLILLTGEMLTLKYIKNLSAMLILSTVAETGYVLLGFGTGTYTGITGSILHLEYQAVMRGLVFAAAAVLIMKRRSGSLDHLRGIIKSYPLCTVLFSFGLFSVIGLSPFKGSISKFLIIYSAIQSGHLLLAALATLGSIIEAWYCLVVVQKLCFEQQDSLAVVEEQNTKVSPFANLLMLILAGMTVVMSLFPEPFIHFAQNTASLITANNGGQPMPAFETPWPVLVLLPYAGGFAVYLIGLISHRLRNLSAIFITALTVYFVWNDTGLDSLSRLFAFIMAAVIFLVTLYSVDYLKGKEHSNRYFFFLLMMLGSLLGLSTSKELGNFYTFWELMTWSSYFLVVHEQTDKALKAGFKYFMMCTAGAYIMHFGILTLHVKLGTFDMSAISANLHLLSPALLVTILILFITGFGVKAGLFPFHSWLPDAHPVAPSSISAPMSGILTKAGVYGLIKILFVVFGAGLLAQLGTTGKVPMTGYAISVMGAITVLYGDIMALRQSDLKKLLAFSTLAQVGEIVLTLGTGTYLGMVGGLYHVLNHAIMKTLLFLAAGALIFRLKSQDVDKLRGIGRVMPWTSLCFAVGILSIMGLPPFNGFISKFLMVYALVEAGRIPFAVVLLAGGVIGSFYYLKLIRIMFYEKYVGPKISEAPWTMSVPVTVLALLALVNGLYPQGGLALVKKAADLIALRGGMPLQIIPQINPVWTWPVIISIMGAFMAFALGKVSIKLGGWGAATAMLGAFVAVIYLNSHYDILSTSFALLIAFMGILNLVYSVGYMDHSHAQTRYYLMFLLMIGGLLGVALSKDLFSFFVFWEIMSSWSLYLVIIHEETQDALREGFKYFFFNYTGATLVLLGLLLLTVNAGTFQMSELAVRLNSLSSGQVAAGIILVLAGFAMKAAMLPFRIDYQMHPPAAPTPVSGYISSVLLKSAPFGMVKLFYVFGGVTLLSKFGLIGGQPVIMYGMAWVGGITLVMAAFLALLQSGLKRILIYSTVSQIGYIVLGISLGSSLGMAGGLLHLLNHMLFKNLLFLAAGAIMFRTGIDNLDKLGGIGKKMPVTLTAFAIGAFSVAGIPPFNGFVSKLVIYLAAIEKGYAALTLLSMLGSVLTLAYFMKFLHSAFFGQLPEHLESVKEAPWTMLVPMVILAILCLVLGIVPGLALNVITSIITWLGLPSIPAGLFGIESGLGNMGILTVLIVTSLTVGLAVYLLGNSKVRVTEIHTCGVADIRGEEMHVNSHNLYAAPKQLTNWLMRAIVKWPVILRGVNRNENYHDCA; this comes from the coding sequence GTGGGCGTTGATCTGTTGAGTGGTTTTCACCCATGGATTGCCGCGTTGGGTGTACTTATTTTGTTGACAGGCGAAATGTTGACACTCAAGTACATTAAAAACCTGTCAGCTATGCTTATCTTATCCACGGTTGCGGAAACAGGGTATGTGTTATTGGGATTTGGAACAGGTACTTACACTGGTATTACAGGGTCAATCCTTCACCTGGAATACCAGGCTGTAATGCGTGGGTTGGTTTTTGCAGCCGCAGCAGTATTAATAATGAAAAGGCGTTCCGGCAGCCTTGATCATCTAAGAGGAATTATCAAAAGCTATCCTCTTTGCACTGTACTTTTCAGTTTTGGGTTGTTTTCAGTTATCGGATTGTCTCCTTTTAAAGGCTCCATAAGCAAATTTTTAATAATTTATTCGGCAATTCAAAGCGGGCACCTGCTGCTTGCTGCTCTTGCAACCTTGGGCAGCATTATTGAAGCTTGGTATTGCCTGGTGGTGGTCCAAAAGCTGTGTTTTGAACAGCAAGATAGTTTGGCAGTTGTTGAAGAGCAAAATACTAAAGTTTCTCCCTTTGCCAACCTGTTAATGCTTATTTTAGCCGGAATGACCGTTGTTATGAGCCTTTTTCCGGAACCTTTCATCCATTTTGCCCAAAATACAGCCAGTCTGATAACGGCCAACAACGGGGGCCAGCCAATGCCTGCTTTTGAGACACCTTGGCCGGTTTTAGTTTTATTACCCTATGCAGGCGGTTTTGCTGTTTATCTGATTGGTTTGATTTCACACAGGCTGAGGAATCTCTCGGCTATTTTCATAACGGCTTTAACGGTATATTTTGTGTGGAATGATACCGGTTTGGACAGTTTATCAAGACTCTTTGCTTTTATTATGGCGGCAGTAATTTTTCTGGTAACCCTGTATTCGGTGGATTATTTAAAAGGCAAAGAGCATTCCAACCGCTACTTCTTTTTCCTGCTCATGATGTTGGGCAGCCTCTTAGGGCTTTCGACAAGCAAGGAACTGGGAAACTTCTATACCTTCTGGGAGCTGATGACTTGGTCTTCGTACTTCCTGGTGGTTCACGAGCAAACAGATAAGGCCCTAAAAGCCGGTTTCAAGTATTTCATGATGTGTACAGCCGGGGCATATATTATGCATTTTGGCATATTAACGCTTCATGTTAAGCTTGGTACCTTTGATATGTCTGCAATTTCCGCAAACCTGCATTTGTTATCCCCTGCTCTCTTAGTAACTATATTAATCCTGTTTATTACCGGGTTTGGGGTAAAAGCAGGTCTGTTTCCGTTTCATAGCTGGCTGCCTGATGCTCACCCGGTGGCTCCATCATCCATATCCGCCCCGATGTCCGGAATTTTGACAAAGGCGGGAGTTTACGGACTGATCAAAATATTATTTGTTGTTTTTGGCGCAGGGTTGCTGGCCCAACTGGGTACAACCGGGAAGGTACCGATGACAGGTTACGCCATTTCCGTCATGGGCGCCATCACAGTTTTGTATGGGGATATCATGGCTTTACGGCAGTCAGACCTGAAAAAATTATTGGCGTTTTCGACGTTGGCCCAGGTTGGCGAAATAGTGCTTACCCTGGGAACGGGCACTTACCTGGGGATGGTCGGTGGGTTGTATCACGTTCTGAACCATGCAATCATGAAGACTTTGCTGTTTCTTGCAGCAGGCGCTTTAATCTTCCGGCTGAAAAGCCAGGATGTGGATAAACTGAGAGGCATTGGCAGGGTGATGCCCTGGACTTCCTTGTGCTTTGCCGTGGGTATCCTGTCTATTATGGGCTTACCTCCCTTTAACGGATTTATCAGCAAATTTTTAATGGTTTACGCTCTGGTGGAAGCCGGCCGGATACCTTTTGCCGTGGTGCTGCTGGCGGGGGGCGTAATAGGGAGTTTTTATTACCTGAAATTGATAAGAATTATGTTTTATGAAAAATATGTGGGCCCCAAGATTTCCGAAGCGCCCTGGACCATGTCGGTACCTGTGACTGTTCTCGCATTGCTGGCTTTAGTTAACGGCCTCTATCCGCAAGGCGGACTGGCCCTTGTTAAAAAGGCCGCTGATTTGATTGCATTGCGGGGCGGTATGCCTCTGCAAATTATTCCCCAAATTAACCCGGTCTGGACATGGCCTGTGATAATCAGCATAATGGGAGCGTTTATGGCCTTTGCCCTGGGGAAAGTTTCAATCAAATTAGGCGGCTGGGGGGCGGCAACTGCGATGTTGGGGGCATTTGTTGCTGTCATTTACCTGAACTCCCATTATGACATTCTTTCAACATCTTTCGCTTTATTGATCGCCTTCATGGGCATCTTAAATCTGGTCTATTCTGTAGGGTATATGGATCACAGCCATGCCCAAACCAGGTATTACCTGATGTTTTTACTGATGATAGGCGGTCTGCTTGGGGTGGCCCTGAGCAAAGATTTGTTTAGTTTCTTTGTATTTTGGGAAATCATGAGCAGTTGGTCCCTGTATCTTGTCATCATTCATGAGGAAACTCAGGATGCCTTGCGCGAAGGTTTTAAGTACTTCTTTTTCAATTATACCGGCGCAACCCTGGTATTACTGGGGCTGCTGCTCCTTACGGTGAATGCCGGAACTTTTCAGATGAGTGAACTGGCTGTCCGTTTGAATAGCTTAAGCTCCGGACAGGTAGCCGCCGGCATAATTTTGGTGTTAGCCGGTTTCGCCATGAAAGCAGCCATGTTACCCTTCAGGATAGATTACCAGATGCATCCCCCGGCGGCGCCTACACCTGTCAGCGGTTATATTTCTTCTGTGCTTCTGAAAAGTGCTCCTTTTGGCATGGTAAAGCTGTTCTATGTTTTTGGCGGGGTTACCCTTCTGAGTAAATTTGGCCTGATTGGCGGTCAGCCGGTAATAATGTATGGTATGGCCTGGGTGGGAGGTATCACTCTTGTGATGGCTGCTTTCCTGGCTTTACTGCAAAGTGGACTGAAGCGTATACTCATCTATTCTACCGTGAGCCAGATCGGCTATATTGTTCTCGGGATAAGTCTGGGGTCATCGTTAGGAATGGCAGGGGGACTACTGCACCTGCTCAACCACATGCTGTTCAAAAATCTGCTGTTTCTGGCGGCAGGCGCCATAATGTTCAGAACAGGTATAGACAATCTTGATAAATTGGGTGGAATCGGTAAAAAAATGCCGGTTACTTTAACGGCCTTCGCCATAGGGGCATTTTCCGTGGCCGGAATTCCTCCCTTTAACGGTTTCGTTTCCAAACTGGTTATTTATCTGGCTGCCATAGAGAAAGGATACGCGGCGCTGACCTTGCTTTCTATGTTAGGCAGTGTACTGACCCTGGCCTACTTTATGAAGTTTTTACACTCGGCATTTTTCGGGCAATTACCTGAGCATTTGGAATCTGTAAAGGAAGCGCCCTGGACTATGCTGGTTCCAATGGTGATTCTGGCCATATTGTGCCTTGTCCTTGGGATAGTACCAGGACTCGCTTTAAATGTAATTACATCAATAATAACATGGTTAGGTCTGCCTTCTATTCCTGCCGGTCTCTTTGGAATTGAATCGGGTTTGGGTAATATGGGGATTTTAACTGTTCTGATAGTAACATCGCTGACTGTAGGACTGGCCGTTTATTTATTGGGGAACAGCAAAGTGAGGGTTACCGAAATTCATACCTGCGGTGTTGCCGATATACGGGGTGAGGAGATGCACGTAAATTCCCATAACCTGTATGCTGCCCCTAAGCAGTTAACTAATTGGTTAATGAGAGCAATAGTCAAGTGGCCGGTCATTCTCAGGGGGGTGAATCGTAATGAAAATTATCATGACTGCGCTTAA
- a CDS encoding respiratory chain complex I subunit 1 family protein encodes MKIIMTALNLLIFPGFLFALSFGLFLAGVDRKLAARIQRRVGPPLYQPFIDLVKLMRKETVIPRAAHPTAFQYAPLLGVAGLAAAIPLMPLPGVYAGLRQPGDLLIILYLLTLPAVALMIGGSSSGSPFGARGFSREMLMMMAYEIPLLIVLVTVALKVGLATGETATFSLSKIAEYQLNHGPLLFDYRMLPAALAFLAFIPGTVGVVPFDIPEAETEILEGPLLEYSGPGLALYKIAYSLKLVVVLTLAVLLFYPTVLGVSPLLNLLWFMAKCVVLVICSITLVRTTTARLRIDQAFKFYLTVPAALALVSLILILFKW; translated from the coding sequence ATGAAAATTATCATGACTGCGCTTAATCTGCTCATATTTCCCGGCTTCCTGTTTGCCCTGAGTTTTGGCCTGTTTCTGGCCGGAGTTGACCGCAAGTTGGCGGCCCGGATCCAGCGACGTGTGGGACCTCCCCTTTACCAGCCTTTTATAGACCTGGTGAAGTTAATGCGCAAGGAAACGGTTATACCCCGGGCTGCGCACCCGACAGCCTTTCAATACGCCCCTTTGTTAGGTGTTGCCGGGTTAGCGGCAGCCATTCCGTTAATGCCTCTCCCCGGCGTATACGCAGGGCTGCGGCAACCCGGAGACTTACTGATTATTTTATACCTGCTTACCCTACCTGCGGTGGCATTAATGATCGGAGGATCCTCATCCGGTTCTCCTTTTGGCGCTCGAGGGTTTTCCAGGGAAATGTTGATGATGATGGCTTATGAAATTCCTTTGTTAATCGTTTTAGTTACAGTTGCCTTAAAAGTTGGCCTGGCTACCGGCGAAACAGCCACCTTTTCATTAAGTAAAATAGCGGAATATCAGCTTAATCATGGTCCGCTACTATTTGATTACAGAATGTTACCGGCTGCCCTGGCCTTTCTGGCCTTTATCCCGGGCACTGTTGGTGTTGTCCCCTTTGATATACCGGAAGCCGAAACAGAAATATTGGAAGGTCCGCTTCTGGAGTACTCAGGTCCGGGTCTTGCCCTGTATAAAATTGCTTACTCCCTGAAATTAGTCGTAGTTTTGACCCTGGCTGTTTTGCTCTTTTACCCTACTGTTTTGGGGGTTAGTCCCTTATTAAATTTGTTGTGGTTTATGGCCAAGTGCGTCGTGCTGGTGATATGCTCAATCACATTGGTAAGGACCACTACCGCCAGGCTGAGGATTGACCAGGCCTTTAAATTCTACCTGACTGTGCCGGCCGCTTTGGCTTTGGTAAGTCTGATTTTGATACTTTTTAAATGGTAA
- a CDS encoding NADH-quinone oxidoreductase subunit B family protein — translation MKSLLPQISTRSPWLYRINAGSCNGCDVELATTALIPRYDVERLGCKYCGSPKHADIVLVTGPLTAKVKDKVLRVYDEIPDPKVVVAVGICPVSGGVFRDSYAVHGPVDSYIPVDVNVPGCPPRPQAIIDGIVEAIKIWKSRM, via the coding sequence ATGAAAAGCCTGTTGCCCCAAATATCCACCAGGTCTCCCTGGTTATACCGTATTAATGCCGGTTCCTGCAACGGATGTGATGTGGAGCTGGCTACTACGGCCCTGATTCCCAGATATGACGTGGAACGGCTGGGATGTAAATATTGTGGCAGTCCAAAGCATGCAGATATTGTTTTGGTTACGGGGCCTTTGACCGCCAAGGTGAAAGACAAGGTGCTGCGGGTTTATGATGAGATACCTGATCCCAAAGTAGTTGTGGCTGTCGGTATTTGCCCGGTCTCGGGAGGAGTGTTCAGAGACAGTTATGCAGTTCACGGCCCTGTTGATTCCTATATACCTGTTGATGTTAATGTTCCAGGATGTCCACCGCGGCCGCAGGCTATCATAGACGGCATAGTAGAGGCCATCAAAATATGGAAATCCAGGATGTAG
- a CDS encoding 4Fe-4S dicluster domain-containing protein: MFSFIKIVLRNLIRGPSTEPYPFGKASAPKGLRGKVKFDAHNCVACRMCEHVCAGGAIQFSEVPDKRGLKFTLWHNTCAFCGLCEYYCPTKAIHLTGDYHTAHLQKDKYGYVETGLVKYQPCANCGTPMVPVSPRLLSLAYGQVNGDIARLTHLCSECRRQICDPVSSNRSEVK; the protein is encoded by the coding sequence ATGTTTTCATTTATAAAAATTGTGCTCCGGAATTTGATCCGGGGACCGAGTACAGAACCATATCCCTTTGGCAAGGCTTCTGCTCCCAAAGGACTGCGGGGTAAAGTGAAATTTGACGCCCACAATTGTGTTGCCTGCAGAATGTGCGAACATGTTTGCGCCGGAGGAGCAATTCAGTTCAGTGAAGTTCCTGATAAAAGAGGGCTTAAATTCACTTTATGGCATAATACCTGTGCCTTTTGCGGGCTTTGTGAATATTACTGTCCGACCAAGGCTATTCACCTGACCGGGGATTATCATACTGCACATTTACAGAAAGACAAATACGGTTACGTGGAAACCGGATTAGTAAAATATCAACCGTGTGCAAACTGCGGGACACCCATGGTCCCCGTAAGTCCCCGCCTTCTTTCTCTGGCTTACGGGCAGGTCAACGGCGATATAGCCAGGCTGACTCATTTGTGTTCCGAGTGCCGCCGGCAGATTTGTGATCCGGTAAGTAGTAACCGTTCAGAGGTGAAATAA
- a CDS encoding NADH-quinone oxidoreductase subunit C: MASVQEIFSEKLRSFFGDAISLQWNTDNKGAVWGWCRLADHHKIDQVALIVAGLRGRVITITAYWTKKDTATDVLEIAYHFDLDGCTCTVTVSLPADDRSIKSITPILKSADWHEREMQELYPVKVLGHPNPQPLFLAEGTDIGETGMVPLSEAMQGATTRTLWEKVNLANAERRDKN, translated from the coding sequence GTGGCATCAGTACAAGAAATTTTTTCAGAAAAACTCCGCTCATTTTTTGGCGATGCGATAAGTTTGCAATGGAACACAGATAATAAGGGCGCTGTTTGGGGGTGGTGCAGGCTGGCTGACCACCACAAAATAGACCAGGTAGCGTTGATTGTTGCCGGTCTAAGGGGACGGGTAATTACTATTACGGCCTACTGGACAAAAAAAGACACTGCAACTGACGTGCTGGAAATTGCTTACCATTTCGATCTTGATGGCTGTACTTGCACTGTAACAGTATCACTGCCTGCTGATGACCGGAGTATTAAATCGATTACGCCCATTTTGAAGAGCGCCGACTGGCATGAAAGAGAAATGCAGGAGTTATACCCTGTAAAAGTGTTGGGACACCCCAACCCCCAACCCCTGTTCCTGGCCGAGGGAACCGATATTGGAGAAACAGGGATGGTTCCTTTGTCTGAGGCTATGCAGGGAGCCACAACCAGGACATTATGGGAAAAGGTCAACCTGGCTAATGCAGAAAGGAGGGATAAAAATTGA
- a CDS encoding nickel-dependent hydrogenase large subunit codes for MSTYTIPVGPLHVALEEPMYFKIHAEGETVTDIDITAGHVHRGMEYLALKRNIYQNITLTERVCSLCSNNHPFTYCMALERLAGIEVPERAEYLRVIADEIKRIASHLFNTGMLAHIIGFDSLFMHVMELREIVQDTKETIYGNRMDLAANSIGGVRYNLTEEKGKYLLKNLEQLKKPLQEICKIYSTNPLVRLRTEGVGILPKEKAVEYGVVGPVARGSGINYDVRVKNPYAAYNRLKFTVPVETAGDVRARAIVRLREIAESISIIEQCVRDMPEGPTCLDYLPDIPAGEAVAKSEAPRGELLYYVRTANSDLPERIKWRVPTYMNWEALKIMIPGNKLADVPVIIGSIDPCISCTER; via the coding sequence TTGAGCACCTATACAATCCCTGTGGGTCCCCTCCATGTTGCCTTAGAGGAACCAATGTATTTCAAAATACATGCCGAAGGAGAAACAGTAACGGATATCGATATAACTGCCGGTCATGTGCACAGGGGAATGGAGTATCTGGCTCTGAAACGCAATATTTATCAGAACATCACCCTCACAGAACGGGTATGTTCACTCTGTTCCAACAATCACCCCTTCACCTACTGCATGGCTTTAGAAAGACTGGCGGGCATTGAGGTTCCGGAACGGGCCGAATATCTCCGGGTGATCGCTGATGAGATCAAACGCATCGCCTCACATTTGTTTAATACAGGAATGTTAGCCCATATTATCGGTTTCGATTCATTGTTCATGCACGTAATGGAGTTAAGAGAAATAGTCCAGGATACAAAAGAAACAATTTATGGAAATCGGATGGACCTGGCGGCCAACAGTATTGGCGGGGTAAGGTACAACCTTACTGAAGAAAAAGGGAAATACCTCCTGAAAAATTTAGAGCAGCTCAAAAAACCGCTGCAGGAGATTTGCAAAATTTACAGTACCAATCCCCTGGTCAGACTCAGAACAGAAGGGGTAGGCATATTACCCAAAGAAAAAGCCGTCGAGTATGGAGTAGTCGGGCCTGTCGCCAGGGGTTCCGGAATCAATTATGATGTACGGGTGAAAAACCCTTACGCAGCATATAACCGGTTGAAGTTTACTGTTCCTGTGGAAACCGCCGGGGATGTCAGGGCAAGGGCTATTGTAAGGTTAAGAGAAATTGCGGAGTCAATAAGCATCATTGAACAGTGTGTCCGTGATATGCCCGAGGGACCAACCTGCCTGGATTATTTGCCTGATATTCCCGCTGGGGAGGCAGTTGCCAAGTCGGAGGCGCCGCGGGGGGAACTGCTGTATTATGTGCGTACGGCCAACAGTGATCTGCCTGAACGCATCAAATGGCGCGTACCAACTTATATGAACTGGGAAGCTTTGAAAATCATGATTCCAGGGAACAAACTGGCCGATGTTCCGGTTATTATCGGCAGCATTGACCCTTGTATTTCCTGCACCGAGAGATAG